The Acidobacteriota bacterium region GGGTTTAGGTACACGGTCATCGGAACGGCCGGCGATCGGATGTCGGACGGACGAATAACGCCCACCAAGCACGACGGAATGGCGACCTTCAAGGTTGGCGGCGAACTCCGCGTCGTGCGCAACCACGAGGTCGTTAACGACAAAATACCGGTTTCGGGCGCCGGGATCGGAACCGCGAATCATTATGACGAAACCGCCGGTGGCGGCACGACAACGCTTGTCATCAATCCGAAGACGCGTCTGATCGAACGCGATTTCGTGAGTCTGTCGGGAACGCTGATCAACTGTGCCGGCGGACCGACACCCTGGGGAAGTTGGATCTCGTGCGAAGAAACGACGCTGGGGCCGACCGTCCGGACGAGTTCGAGCGGTAAGAAGACCGGCGGTTTCGCGAAGCCGCACGGTTATTGTTTCGAGGTTCCGGCATCGGCCAATTCAGCGGTCACGCCCGTTCCGCTCAAAGCGATGGGGCGTTTCGTCCACGAAGCGATCGCCGTCGACAAGAAATCCGGAGTCGTTTATCTGACCGAAGACTACAACCCGGCCGGGTTTTACCGGTTTTTGCCGAAACGAAACAAGCGTCTCGCCGAAGGCGGCGTTCTCCAAGTTCTGAAAGTTGCCGACAGGGATAACTACGACACACGCAAAGGTCAGAGTACCGGGGCGGTTCTTAAAGCGAAATGGGTGACGATCGACAACCCGGATCCGGAAATCGCGGATACCGACGATGCGGCGGTGATAAAACAGGGAATTGCAAAGGGCTGTGCGGTCTTCACGCGTCTCGAAGGTATTTGCGCAGATGCTAAAGGCAGGATCTTCTTTGATTCAACCGACGGCGG contains the following coding sequences:
- a CDS encoding DUF839 domain-containing protein → MDRRRFIHHLGAFSGGLALACSGLGRRAEVLAQTGDVSRFKAPGFGELIPTKALNSEVSHLALPNGFRYTVIGTAGDRMSDGRITPTKHDGMATFKVGGELRVVRNHEVVNDKIPVSGAGIGTANHYDETAGGGTTTLVINPKTRLIERDFVSLSGTLINCAGGPTPWGSWISCEETTLGPTVRTSSSGKKTGGFAKPHGYCFEVPASANSAVTPVPLKAMGRFVHEAIAVDKKSGVVYLTEDYNPAGFYRFLPKRNKRLAEGGVLQVLKVADRDNYDTRKGQSTGAVLKAKWVTIDNPDPEIADTDDAAVIKQGIAKGCAVFTRLEGICADAKGRIFFDSTDGGEHRAGQIWLYTPTGKDEGTLTLMFESPSREVLDMPDNICLHPKSGLLFVCEDSDYKEVSGKPENFVRILTADGRIADFAKNISPGKESSEFAGSAFSRDGKTMFVNLQTVGATFAIWGDWKKFRN